Proteins co-encoded in one Sinobacterium norvegicum genomic window:
- a CDS encoding riboflavin synthase subunit alpha encodes MYTGIVQGRFALTSVERLDGLNRLKIDLPEHLLVDLVIGASVGMDGVCLTVTEIDQQQVSFDVMAETLRLTTLGELQAGSWVNIERSAKQGAEIGGHNVSGHVDGTVEVVAIEESEYNYEITYRADSALMPYIFHKGFIGLNGCSLTVARVDRAQCHLTVCLIPETLRETTHGDKPVGSRVNVEVDRQTQVIVDTVRAMLIENPELFAAVK; translated from the coding sequence ATGTATACAGGTATTGTTCAGGGGCGTTTTGCCCTCACATCCGTAGAGCGTTTAGACGGGCTGAACCGATTGAAAATTGACCTGCCAGAGCACCTGTTGGTGGACTTGGTTATCGGCGCCAGCGTCGGCATGGATGGCGTCTGTTTAACCGTCACGGAAATAGATCAGCAGCAGGTTAGCTTTGATGTGATGGCGGAAACGCTGCGTCTAACCACGCTGGGTGAATTGCAGGCGGGTAGCTGGGTGAATATCGAGCGCTCGGCCAAGCAGGGTGCTGAGATTGGTGGTCACAACGTTTCTGGTCATGTCGATGGCACCGTCGAGGTGGTGGCTATCGAGGAGAGTGAGTATAACTACGAGATCACCTACCGTGCCGACAGCGCACTCATGCCTTATATTTTTCACAAGGGCTTTATTGGTCTCAATGGTTGCAGCCTGACGGTGGCGCGAGTGGATAGAGCGCAGTGTCATCTGACGGTTTGCCTAATCCCCGAAACTCTGCGTGAGACCACCCATGGTGATAAGCCGGTGGGCAGCCGGGTGAATGTTGAGGTCGATCGACAAACCCAGGTCATTGTCGACACCGTGCGTGCCATGTTGATCGAAAACCCGGAGTTATTCGCCGCTGTAAAGTAG
- the pflA gene encoding pyruvate formate-lyase-activating protein yields the protein MTVGRIHSIDSFGTVDGPGLRFVVFMQHCEMRCLYCHNPDTWSAKGGIEYSVEHIMSKLRSVKPFIKTGGLTVSGGEPLLQAAFVAELFEACRKEGIDTCLDTNGFMKVVEPKLLNRLLDATDLVLFDMKQADPEKHLKLTKVSNAPVLDFAQLLAERNQRHWLRHVVVPGWTTAPDDFETLLDIIEAQRHCLELIELLPYHQLGVHKWQVMNEPYELIATEPPLQSEMALLSQMATDRGFKVLA from the coding sequence ATGACTGTTGGGCGTATTCATTCGATCGATTCCTTTGGTACTGTCGACGGGCCGGGCTTACGTTTTGTGGTGTTTATGCAACACTGCGAAATGCGCTGTCTGTACTGTCACAACCCCGATACCTGGAGTGCCAAGGGCGGAATTGAATATAGCGTTGAACACATCATGAGCAAGCTGCGCTCGGTCAAACCTTTTATCAAAACCGGCGGCTTGACGGTTTCCGGTGGTGAGCCGCTGTTGCAGGCGGCCTTTGTCGCCGAACTGTTTGAGGCCTGTCGTAAAGAGGGTATCGATACCTGTCTCGATACCAATGGGTTTATGAAGGTGGTTGAGCCAAAACTGTTGAACCGCCTGTTGGATGCGACGGATTTGGTGCTGTTCGATATGAAGCAGGCCGACCCGGAAAAACATCTGAAATTGACCAAGGTTTCCAATGCGCCGGTACTGGACTTTGCGCAGTTATTGGCTGAGCGTAATCAGCGTCACTGGCTGCGTCACGTGGTGGTGCCCGGTTGGACTACCGCCCCCGATGATTTCGAGACTCTGCTGGATATTATCGAAGCCCAACGGCACTGTTTGGAATTGATTGAATTACTGCCTTATCACCAGTTGGGTGTGCACAAATGGCAGGTGATGAACGAGCCCTATGAGTTGATTGCCACCGAGCCGCCGCTGCAAAGTGAGATGGCGCTGCTGAGCCAGATGGCGACCGACCGAGGCTTCAAAGTACTGGCCTGA
- a CDS encoding DUF2788 domain-containing protein: MSEEAFANYSVTILVGGLILYMFFIMYKLMKDSNAGKFGGFIIFGALGLGVLGFIIKEVLIHTLDM, encoded by the coding sequence ATGAGCGAAGAAGCGTTTGCCAATTATTCGGTAACCATCCTGGTCGGCGGCTTAATCTTGTACATGTTTTTCATTATGTACAAATTAATGAAAGATTCGAACGCGGGAAAATTTGGCGGTTTTATTATTTTTGGTGCATTGGGTCTGGGGGTGTTGGGCTTTATTATTAAAGAGGTGTTGATACATACCCTCGATATGTAG
- the focA gene encoding formate transporter FocA, with protein sequence MNADLKREHSSPQAANTMAATPCNIEPLTPVAIARKAEQYAILKTGRSVGCAFSLAISAGAFIALAFIFYVSVTTGNGDMGWGIQRLIGGLCFSMGIMLVIVLGGELFTSTVLSAVPRASGMISTAQMLKNWTIVYAGNLVGALAMVALMMLAKQYMLANSQWGVTALNIASHKLEHSFSQAVVLGILCNILVCLAIWMAYAARTMMEKAFIVMLPVAMFVAAGFEHCVANMFMIPLGIAIQHFAPAEFWQAAGVSADHYAHLNIPNFISLNLIPVTIGNIIGGAGIVGLGYWRLAIPEGTASPAPTPTTASQPPLKPQHSTR encoded by the coding sequence TTGAACGCCGACCTTAAACGTGAGCACTCTTCACCTCAAGCCGCCAATACAATGGCCGCCACTCCGTGCAATATTGAGCCCCTGACCCCCGTTGCCATCGCCCGCAAAGCCGAGCAATACGCCATTTTAAAAACCGGGCGATCAGTTGGCTGTGCCTTTTCTTTGGCCATCAGTGCTGGTGCCTTTATTGCCCTGGCCTTTATCTTTTACGTGTCGGTGACCACCGGCAATGGCGACATGGGATGGGGAATACAGCGACTGATCGGCGGCCTCTGCTTTAGCATGGGCATTATGCTGGTCATCGTGCTCGGCGGCGAGCTATTCACCAGCACCGTACTGAGTGCCGTGCCTCGGGCCAGCGGGATGATCAGTACTGCACAGATGCTGAAAAACTGGACGATTGTCTACGCTGGCAACCTGGTCGGCGCACTGGCCATGGTGGCCTTGATGATGCTGGCCAAGCAGTACATGCTGGCCAACAGCCAGTGGGGCGTGACGGCATTAAACATTGCCAGCCACAAGCTTGAACACAGCTTTAGCCAGGCCGTGGTACTGGGCATTCTGTGTAATATTCTGGTCTGCCTCGCTATCTGGATGGCCTATGCCGCCCGAACCATGATGGAGAAGGCCTTTATCGTTATGCTACCCGTCGCCATGTTTGTTGCCGCCGGCTTTGAGCACTGCGTTGCCAACATGTTTATGATTCCCCTGGGCATTGCCATCCAGCATTTTGCCCCGGCCGAGTTCTGGCAGGCCGCCGGCGTCAGCGCCGACCACTACGCCCACCTCAACATCCCCAACTTTATCAGCCTCAACCTGATCCCTGTCACGATTGGCAACATCATCGGTGGCGCCGGCATTGTCGGCCTTGGTTACTGGCGCCTGGCCATCCCCGAAGGCACTGCCTCGCCAGCACCTACACCGACCACTGCCAGCCAACCACCCCTTAAACCACAGCACAGCACTCGCTAA
- a CDS encoding MBL fold metallo-hydrolase, whose translation MGLKVAIVPVTAFQQNCSILVCEKTGKAALVDPGGDVDRLKDALKQLNVELEKIFLTHGHLDHCSGADQLRQDFGVPIEGPHKEDEFWIQQLPDSCEAMGFPAVQAFTPDRWLEDGETVQFGEQSLEVLFCPGHTPGHVVFHHRESKLAMVGDVLFQGSIGRTDFPRGNHDQLIASIQQKLWPLGDEVSFIPGHGPNSTFGHERKTNPFVSDKNYG comes from the coding sequence ATGGGTTTAAAAGTCGCAATTGTGCCGGTAACGGCCTTTCAGCAAAATTGTTCTATTTTAGTCTGTGAAAAAACCGGTAAGGCGGCCTTGGTTGACCCCGGTGGTGATGTCGACCGCCTCAAAGACGCCTTGAAACAGCTCAATGTTGAGCTGGAGAAAATATTCCTCACCCACGGTCACCTCGATCACTGCTCCGGTGCCGACCAGTTGCGGCAAGATTTTGGTGTGCCGATAGAGGGGCCACACAAAGAGGATGAATTTTGGATTCAACAGTTGCCTGACAGCTGTGAGGCGATGGGCTTTCCCGCCGTTCAAGCCTTTACTCCCGATCGTTGGCTGGAGGATGGTGAGACAGTGCAGTTTGGTGAGCAGAGCCTCGAGGTGTTATTTTGCCCCGGCCACACCCCAGGCCATGTTGTCTTCCACCACCGCGAGAGCAAGCTGGCAATGGTTGGCGATGTGTTGTTTCAAGGCTCTATTGGTCGCACTGATTTCCCCAGAGGTAATCACGATCAGCTGATTGCCTCGATTCAACAAAAGCTGTGGCCGTTGGGCGATGAGGTGAGTTTTATTCCCGGTCATGGCCCTAATTCGACCTTTGGCCATGAGCGCAAGACCAACCCGTTTGTCAGTGATAAGAACTATGGTTAA
- a CDS encoding lysophospholipid acyltransferase family protein produces the protein MLRWLHQCFSALVFIPLYIALSLLMLPGCLLLCLFSQRLASRYIASPWARLGFYLLPAKLDLSGSDNFDGSQSYVVVVNHTSQYDILALYGWLDLDLKWVMKKELRHVPIIGWACSAMGHIFLDRSNSEAAVKQLKNLKKTLQPGVSVLFFPEGTRSHSGELLPFKKGAFVMAKNLELPVLPVTINGTQSILPIGGYIPAFGRATMHVHPPISVEDVATMSLVELKDRARDVIDSERLGSR, from the coding sequence ATGCTGCGTTGGCTGCATCAGTGCTTTAGTGCACTTGTTTTTATTCCACTCTATATCGCGCTGTCGCTGCTGATGTTGCCGGGTTGTCTGCTGCTGTGCCTGTTCAGTCAGCGTCTGGCCAGCCGCTATATTGCCAGCCCCTGGGCGAGATTAGGTTTTTACCTGTTGCCGGCGAAGTTAGATTTAAGTGGCAGCGACAATTTTGACGGCAGCCAAAGCTATGTTGTGGTGGTCAATCATACCTCGCAATATGACATTCTCGCCCTCTACGGCTGGCTCGATTTAGATTTAAAATGGGTGATGAAGAAAGAGTTGCGCCACGTGCCAATCATTGGTTGGGCCTGCTCGGCGATGGGGCATATCTTTCTCGACCGCAGTAACTCTGAGGCGGCGGTTAAACAGCTTAAAAACCTCAAGAAAACCCTGCAGCCCGGTGTCTCTGTGTTGTTTTTTCCAGAGGGGACGCGGTCGCATTCAGGTGAGCTTTTGCCGTTTAAGAAAGGTGCGTTTGTGATGGCCAAGAACCTTGAGCTGCCGGTGTTGCCGGTGACGATTAATGGCACACAGTCGATTCTTCCTATTGGCGGTTATATCCCGGCCTTTGGTCGGGCAACAATGCATGTTCACCCACCGATCAGTGTGGAAGATGTGGCGACAATGTCGCTCGTTGAGTTAAAAGATCGCGCCAGAGACGTGATCGACAGTGAAAGACTAGGGAGTCGATAA
- the pflB gene encoding formate C-acetyltransferase, whose amino-acid sequence MNAAIKILKSEWAGFNAGDWCGAVNVRDFIQQNYTPYLGNDQFLAPATHATNALWQTVQQGIRQENETHAPVDFDTEKVSTITSHAAGYIDAELEKIVGLQTEAPLKRGMMPNGGVRMVESSAAAYGRTIDPVVSEVYSKFRKTHNQGVFDMYTPEIRACRSSGVLTGLPDAYGRGRIIGDYRRIALYGVDLLIEEKRRELADSDTASLTQELMKTREQLNEQMRSLVELVEMASTYGCDIARPANSAQEAIQWTYMGYLAAIKSQNGAAMSLGRVSSFLDIFIERDLLAGVISEQQAQEMVDHFIMKLRMVRFLRTPEYDELFSGDPIWATESVAGMSLDGRTLVTKNSFRFLHSLYNMGPSPEPNITVLWAEGLPEGFKKFCAKVSIDSSSIQYENDDLMREDFGSDDYAIACCVSPMIIGKQMQYFGARANLAKTMLYAINGGVDEMSGKQVAPKADAVTSEYLDYAEVDQRLDSMMDWLAKTYVNALNCIHFSHDKYAYEAVQMALHDRDIHRTMACGIAGLSIAADSLSAMKFAKVKAIRDDNGLAVDYQVEGDFPKFGNDDARVDDIACELVERFMAKIRSNHIYNNAEPTQSILTITSNVVYGKKTGNTPDGRRAGEPFAPGANPMHGRDVEGAISSLSSESKLPYSSAKDGISYTFSMIPESLGKTEQGRIDNLVGLLDGYFHHTAEREGGQHINVNVLDRDTLVHAMDHPEEYPSLTIRVSGYAIRFNSLTREQQLEVISRTFTSKM is encoded by the coding sequence ATGAATGCAGCAATAAAAATACTGAAAAGCGAGTGGGCCGGTTTTAATGCAGGTGATTGGTGTGGGGCGGTCAACGTTCGTGACTTTATCCAGCAAAATTACACGCCTTATCTGGGTAACGACCAATTCTTAGCGCCGGCAACCCATGCGACCAATGCACTTTGGCAGACGGTTCAACAGGGTATTCGCCAGGAGAACGAAACCCACGCGCCAGTCGATTTTGATACCGAAAAAGTCTCAACAATTACCTCCCATGCCGCCGGTTATATCGATGCTGAGCTGGAGAAAATTGTCGGCCTGCAAACCGAGGCGCCACTCAAGCGCGGCATGATGCCCAATGGCGGTGTGCGCATGGTCGAGAGCTCGGCTGCCGCTTACGGTCGTACTATTGATCCAGTGGTGTCTGAGGTTTACAGCAAGTTCCGCAAGACCCACAACCAGGGTGTGTTTGACATGTATACCCCGGAGATTCGTGCCTGTCGCTCATCCGGTGTGCTGACCGGTCTGCCCGATGCCTATGGCCGTGGCCGTATTATCGGCGATTACCGTCGCATTGCCCTTTATGGTGTTGATCTGCTGATCGAAGAGAAACGTCGCGAGTTGGCCGACAGCGATACCGCCTCACTGACACAGGAGCTGATGAAGACCCGCGAACAGCTCAACGAGCAGATGCGTTCGCTGGTCGAGCTGGTAGAAATGGCGTCGACTTACGGCTGTGATATTGCTCGCCCTGCCAACAGTGCCCAAGAGGCGATACAGTGGACCTATATGGGTTACCTGGCGGCGATCAAGTCGCAAAACGGCGCGGCGATGTCGTTGGGACGTGTTTCTAGCTTCCTCGACATCTTTATTGAGCGTGATTTGCTGGCGGGTGTTATCAGTGAGCAGCAGGCGCAGGAAATGGTCGATCATTTCATTATGAAGCTGCGTATGGTGCGTTTTTTGCGCACCCCTGAATACGACGAGTTGTTCTCTGGCGACCCTATTTGGGCAACAGAGTCTGTCGCCGGTATGAGCTTGGATGGCCGTACGCTGGTGACTAAGAACTCATTCCGCTTCCTGCACAGCCTCTACAATATGGGGCCATCGCCCGAACCAAATATTACGGTGCTGTGGGCCGAAGGCCTGCCTGAGGGTTTCAAGAAGTTCTGCGCCAAGGTCTCTATCGATTCCAGCTCTATTCAGTATGAGAACGATGACTTAATGCGTGAGGACTTTGGCAGCGACGATTACGCCATCGCCTGTTGTGTCTCGCCAATGATTATTGGTAAGCAAATGCAGTATTTTGGTGCCCGCGCCAACCTGGCCAAGACCATGCTGTATGCCATCAATGGCGGTGTCGATGAGATGAGCGGCAAGCAGGTAGCACCCAAGGCGGATGCTGTGACCAGTGAGTACCTCGACTATGCCGAGGTCGATCAACGCCTCGACAGCATGATGGATTGGCTGGCGAAGACTTACGTTAACGCCCTCAACTGTATTCACTTCAGCCACGATAAATACGCCTATGAAGCCGTGCAGATGGCATTGCACGATCGCGATATTCACCGCACCATGGCCTGCGGCATTGCCGGTTTGTCGATTGCCGCGGATTCACTGTCGGCGATGAAGTTTGCCAAGGTCAAGGCGATTCGTGATGACAACGGCCTGGCCGTCGATTACCAGGTAGAGGGCGATTTCCCTAAGTTTGGTAACGATGATGCCCGTGTCGATGACATTGCCTGTGAGTTGGTCGAGCGCTTTATGGCCAAGATTCGCAGCAACCATATTTACAACAATGCCGAGCCAACGCAGTCGATCTTGACCATTACCTCGAACGTTGTTTACGGTAAGAAGACCGGTAACACCCCCGATGGCCGTCGTGCTGGCGAGCCCTTTGCACCGGGTGCCAATCCCATGCATGGCCGTGATGTTGAGGGTGCGATCAGCTCGTTGAGCTCCGAATCAAAACTGCCTTACAGTTCGGCCAAAGATGGTATTAGCTATACGTTCAGCATGATTCCCGAGTCGCTGGGTAAGACCGAGCAGGGGCGCATCGACAACCTCGTGGGCTTGCTGGACGGGTATTTCCATCACACCGCAGAGCGCGAGGGCGGTCAGCACATCAACGTCAACGTACTCGACCGTGATACCCTGGTGCATGCAATGGATCACCCCGAAGAGTATCCGTCGCTGACGATTCGCGTGTCGGGTTATGCTATTCGCTTCAACTCACTCACCCGTGAGCAGCAGTTGGAAGTGATCTCGCGGACCTTTACTTCTAAGATGTAG
- a CDS encoding ABCB family ABC transporter ATP-binding protein/permease has product MASQTDDNAKADWRVIRGLFPYLWSYRGRVLFALLLLVCAKASNVLIPVSLKYIVDALDQSQLPPEAVSMLTPMAIPLALVIGYGALRFSAVLFGELRDAVFGRVAERTLSEISIKLFNHLHRLDLSFHLERKTGALSRDMERGTSGISFLLRSIVFSVAPIVIELIMVAWILAVTTDPVFAVVVVAGVVSYVVFSVWMTNKRSRFVRRANTEDSKANTRAIDSLLNFETVKYFNNEAYEAERYQQDLRRREDAKVTNHLGLAALNSGQALIIAVSVTAVMYLAAARVASGAMTLGDLAMVNAFLLQVFMPLNILGFIYREVRRCLIDVESMFKLLGHRSKLTICPQPLAVADDFDALRFDRVSFSYDGRRKVLNNVSFDIPKGSKVALVGSSGSGKSTLGRLLFRFYDVDSGAVRFGDENINQLDVDDWRQQLGVVPQDTVLFNETLGANLRYGDPTCSDEELAEAIAHADLTQFIAKLPDGLETMVGERGLKLSGGEKQRVSIARMLLKKPQIMIFDEATSALDSRSEQSILAALASVAKDHTSLVIAHRLSTIVDADNIVVLHEGRVVEQGSHQQLLALKQHYFAMWNLQQQSQQSD; this is encoded by the coding sequence ATGGCCTCTCAAACCGATGACAACGCCAAGGCCGATTGGCGGGTTATTCGTGGCTTATTCCCTTATTTGTGGAGCTATCGCGGTCGAGTGTTGTTTGCCTTGTTGTTATTAGTCTGTGCCAAGGCGTCCAATGTGCTGATCCCGGTGTCGTTGAAATATATTGTCGATGCGCTCGATCAGAGTCAGCTGCCGCCAGAGGCGGTGTCGATGTTAACCCCGATGGCCATACCGCTGGCGCTGGTGATTGGCTATGGCGCCCTGCGTTTTTCAGCGGTGCTGTTTGGTGAATTACGCGATGCCGTCTTTGGTCGAGTGGCCGAGCGTACTCTCAGTGAAATATCGATTAAGTTATTCAATCATCTGCATCGCCTCGACCTGAGTTTTCACCTGGAGCGTAAAACAGGGGCGCTCAGCCGCGATATGGAGCGCGGTACCAGCGGCATTAGTTTTCTGTTGCGTTCGATAGTGTTCAGTGTGGCGCCCATTGTAATTGAGTTGATTATGGTGGCCTGGATTTTGGCGGTGACCACCGACCCGGTGTTTGCCGTGGTAGTGGTTGCCGGAGTGGTATCCTACGTCGTATTTTCTGTCTGGATGACCAATAAGCGGAGCCGGTTTGTACGCCGTGCCAATACCGAGGACAGCAAGGCAAATACGCGGGCCATCGACAGCCTGCTCAATTTTGAAACGGTTAAATATTTTAATAACGAGGCCTATGAGGCGGAGCGCTACCAGCAGGATTTGCGTCGTCGTGAAGATGCCAAGGTGACCAATCACTTAGGTTTGGCGGCATTAAACAGTGGTCAGGCGCTGATTATCGCCGTATCGGTGACGGCGGTGATGTACTTGGCGGCGGCGAGAGTCGCCAGTGGTGCCATGACACTGGGTGATTTAGCCATGGTCAATGCCTTCTTATTGCAGGTGTTTATGCCGCTGAATATTTTGGGCTTTATCTATCGTGAAGTGCGTCGTTGTCTGATCGATGTGGAATCGATGTTTAAGCTGTTAGGTCACCGCTCGAAACTAACCATCTGTCCGCAGCCTTTGGCGGTGGCCGATGACTTTGATGCGTTGCGCTTCGACCGGGTCAGCTTTAGCTATGATGGCAGGCGCAAGGTGTTGAATAATGTCAGCTTCGATATTCCCAAGGGCAGTAAGGTGGCGCTGGTGGGCAGCAGTGGTTCGGGCAAGTCGACGCTGGGTCGGTTGTTATTTCGTTTTTACGATGTCGACAGTGGGGCGGTGCGATTCGGTGATGAAAACATCAATCAACTCGATGTTGATGATTGGCGCCAGCAGCTTGGTGTGGTGCCGCAGGATACTGTACTGTTTAACGAAACCTTGGGGGCTAATCTGCGTTATGGTGACCCGACTTGCAGTGATGAGGAGCTTGCCGAGGCGATAGCACATGCCGATTTAACGCAGTTTATCGCCAAGCTGCCCGACGGTCTGGAGACCATGGTAGGCGAGCGGGGGCTGAAACTTTCTGGCGGTGAAAAACAACGGGTTTCGATTGCTCGAATGCTGTTAAAAAAGCCCCAGATAATGATTTTTGATGAGGCCACATCGGCACTGGATAGCCGCTCGGAACAGTCAATTTTGGCGGCGCTGGCGTCGGTGGCAAAAGACCATACCAGCTTGGTGATTGCCCACCGTTTATCGACGATAGTCGATGCCGATAATATCGTCGTGCTGCATGAGGGCAGAGTGGTTGAGCAGGGCAGTCACCAACAATTATTGGCCTTAAAACAGCATTATTTTGCCATGTGGAATCTGCAGCAACAGAGCCAACAATCAGATTAA
- a CDS encoding nitronate monooxygenase gives MRTELCKKLDLESPIFAFTHCRDVVVAVSKAGGIGVLGAVGFSPDKLREELDWIDAHIGDKPYGVDVVIPQKYEGMGEMDPAKLEEMIAAMVPQEHHDFAAKLMSEHGVPEWPDADDKMGMLGWSEAAASQLIDVALERPNCRLIANALGTPPADIIKRIQDSGRLVGALCGRVKQAVQHKEAGLDFIIAQGGEGGGHSGDVGSIVLWPQIIEAVGDVPVLAAGGIGNGKQMAAAMCLGAAGVWTGSLWLAVEEAEAEPAQKQSYFDATSEDTIRSRSWTGKPCRMLKNDWTEAWATEGNPEPLGMPLQGMVTGDAIRRTHHYAGKGDCQKVAFNPVGQVVGQINNVESTRGVIERLLNEYADSIERVNGLFEE, from the coding sequence ATGCGTACAGAACTCTGCAAAAAACTCGATTTAGAGAGCCCAATCTTTGCCTTTACCCACTGCCGCGATGTTGTTGTCGCCGTCAGTAAAGCCGGCGGCATTGGTGTCCTCGGTGCGGTAGGGTTTTCACCGGATAAGCTGCGCGAAGAACTGGACTGGATCGACGCCCATATTGGCGACAAGCCCTACGGTGTCGACGTGGTAATCCCACAGAAATATGAGGGCATGGGCGAGATGGATCCGGCCAAGCTGGAAGAGATGATTGCCGCCATGGTCCCCCAGGAACATCATGACTTTGCCGCCAAACTAATGTCTGAACACGGCGTGCCCGAATGGCCCGATGCCGACGACAAAATGGGCATGCTGGGCTGGAGCGAAGCCGCTGCCAGCCAGTTGATTGACGTTGCTCTCGAGCGCCCTAATTGTCGCTTAATCGCCAATGCGCTCGGCACCCCGCCGGCTGATATTATCAAGCGTATTCAGGATTCAGGCCGCTTAGTTGGCGCCCTTTGTGGCCGCGTCAAGCAGGCGGTGCAGCACAAGGAAGCTGGCCTCGATTTCATCATTGCCCAGGGCGGCGAAGGCGGCGGACACAGCGGTGACGTGGGCTCTATCGTGTTATGGCCGCAGATCATCGAAGCGGTTGGCGATGTGCCGGTACTCGCCGCCGGCGGTATCGGTAACGGCAAGCAAATGGCCGCGGCCATGTGTCTCGGCGCCGCCGGTGTTTGGACCGGTTCACTGTGGTTAGCGGTTGAAGAAGCCGAGGCTGAGCCGGCACAAAAGCAGTCTTACTTCGACGCCACCAGTGAAGATACTATTCGCTCGCGCTCATGGACCGGCAAGCCCTGCCGCATGCTGAAAAACGACTGGACAGAGGCCTGGGCCACCGAGGGTAACCCCGAGCCACTGGGCATGCCGCTACAGGGTATGGTCACCGGCGATGCGATTCGTCGTACCCACCACTACGCTGGCAAGGGCGACTGTCAAAAGGTTGCCTTTAACCCGGTTGGCCAGGTTGTTGGCCAAATTAACAATGTCGAATCGACCCGCGGTGTCATCGAGCGCCTACTCAACGAGTATGCCGACAGCATCGAACGCGTTAACGGCTTGTTCGAAGAATAA
- a CDS encoding LLM class flavin-dependent oxidoreductase: MRFAYNPCMPSPELYAPLAVTAEEHNFSAITLPDSICYPKVADTKYPYNADGSRNFLEDLAFMDPFTAIATMAAVTSKIEFTTSVLKMPIRNPVLLAKQISSLAVITNERIALGMGLSPWEEDFQICGERWEKRGKRMNQMFEIVRGLMTGDYFGYDSEFYQIPECKICPVPSKQVPLLLGGHGDVALKRAARIGDGWIHAGGDIDSLTPLITKINQHRKDYGTDDKDFQIHAITADAFSVDGVKKLEDLGVTECIVGFRNAYAGKPDTATLEQKQAELKWFADEIIAKV, encoded by the coding sequence ATGCGTTTCGCTTACAACCCTTGTATGCCAAGCCCCGAGCTGTATGCCCCCCTTGCCGTTACCGCCGAAGAACACAACTTCTCCGCCATCACCCTGCCCGACAGCATCTGCTACCCAAAAGTCGCCGACACAAAATACCCCTACAATGCCGACGGCTCACGCAACTTCCTCGAAGACCTGGCCTTTATGGACCCGTTCACCGCCATTGCCACCATGGCCGCGGTAACGTCAAAAATTGAGTTCACCACCAGCGTGTTGAAAATGCCGATTCGCAACCCGGTATTACTGGCCAAGCAAATCAGCTCTCTGGCGGTCATTACCAACGAGCGCATCGCCCTCGGTATGGGTCTTAGCCCATGGGAAGAAGATTTCCAGATCTGTGGCGAGCGCTGGGAAAAGCGCGGCAAGCGAATGAACCAGATGTTCGAGATTGTCCGCGGCCTGATGACCGGCGACTATTTTGGTTACGACAGTGAGTTCTATCAAATTCCCGAGTGCAAGATCTGCCCGGTGCCGAGCAAGCAGGTGCCCTTATTATTAGGCGGCCACGGTGACGTAGCGCTGAAACGTGCCGCTCGTATTGGCGACGGCTGGATTCATGCCGGTGGCGACATCGACAGCCTAACACCGCTGATTACCAAGATTAATCAGCACCGCAAGGATTACGGCACCGATGACAAAGACTTCCAGATTCATGCGATTACCGCCGACGCCTTCAGCGTCGACGGCGTTAAAAAGCTCGAAGACTTGGGTGTTACCGAGTGTATTGTTGGCTTTAGAAACGCCTATGCGGGCAAGCCGGATACGGCAACCCTGGAACAGAAACAGGCAGAGTTAAAATGGTTTGCCGACGAGATTATCGCCAAGGTCTAA